Proteins from one Falco cherrug isolate bFalChe1 chromosome 7, bFalChe1.pri, whole genome shotgun sequence genomic window:
- the ANGEL1 gene encoding protein angel homolog 1 isoform X5, translating into MADAFFTCRKNVLLAKSTSTQIEGVFAATRGSSVPEEQEALLQQWLEEGAGNLPDSERVPAVGKVSVTLTSDWLEGSELLMTSLSDLSSAPEVTQCPGQQLTELHGLASSEPQDDAVTELAKSPAEEAVAVTGSASWATVVPQTDHQIAGCAAIGVEVQNEDPAVLAWSLACDAKPVPVKPPAWPIQDTVQFCPLLTEVPYHEILWRDWEDLSVQPCMLEEVSKNTPLFEFRVMSYNILAQDLVEQGFELYLHCHPDILNWNYRLPNLLQEIQHWDPDVLCLQEVQENHYCEQLEPAFKEMGFACVYKRRTGTKTDGCAVCYKHSRFQLISLSPIEYFRPGLDVLNRDNVGLVLLLQPLLPEGLDLKAVSPLCVANTHVLFNPRRGDIKLAQMALLLAEIDKVARTAEGSHYPVILCGDLNSVPDSPLYKFIRNGELSYHGMPAWKVSGQEDFSQQWYSRKLLTPLWPSSLGVTDNCQYVTLCQPKKPGRRKYSRDFLLQFRFCDVACERPPQLDLLEGVTDAKPDRPANWPKPAAMVKDPDPQPFVPRSSGVIQHGLKLTSVYSHFLPQKGRPEVTTMPMGLGATVDYIFYSAEPVENGNRGGRRLYKDGALKLLGRLSLLSEDVLLLANGLPNPFCSSDHLCLLASFGLEISSLREACQGSDSQPVASSCTRLKFMLLPSSGASHV; encoded by the exons ATGGCAG ATGCTTTCTTTACCTGTCGAAAGAATGTGCTTCTGGCGAAGAGCACGTCCACCCAGATAGAAGGTGTCTTTGCTGCGACCAGAGGAAGTTCAGTCCCAGAAGAACAAGAAGCTCTTCTCCAGCAGTggctggaggaaggagcagggaaCTTACCAGACAGTGAGAGAGTTCCGGCAGTGGGGAAAGTATCAGTTACGCTCACTAGTGACTGGTTAGAAGGTTCAGAGCTATTGATGACTAGCCTCAGTGACCTGAGTTCAGCTCCAGAAGTCACGCAGTGCCCTGGTCAGCAGCTCACAGAGCTACACGGCTTGGCTTCTTCAGAACCGCAAGATGATGCAGTGACTGAACTGGCAAAATCACCAGCAGAGGAAGCAGTGGCTGTAACAGGCAGCGCCTCTTGGGCGACTGTGGTGCCACAGACGGATCACCAGAtagctggctgtgctgctatCGGTGTAGAAGTGCAGAATGAAgacccagctgtgctggcctgGAGTTTAGCATGTGATGCAAAGCCAGTGCCAGTGaagcccccagcctggcccatTCAGGATACAGTACAATTTTGTCCTCTCCTGACAGAGGTACCCTACCATG AGATTTTATGGAGAGACTGGGAAGATCTTTCTGTCCAGCCCTGTATGCTAGAGGAGGTCTCGAAAAACACTCCTCTCTTCGAATTTCGAGTCATGTCTTACAACATCCTTGCTCAGGACCTGGTGGAGCAGGGCTTTGAACTCTACTTACACTGTCATCCAGACATCCTGAACTGGAACTACCGCCTTCCAAATCTTTTGCAGGAGATCCAGCACTGGGATCCTGAT GTTCTGTGTCTCCAGGAGGTGCAAGAGAACCATTACTGTGAGCAGCTGGAACCGGCGTTCAAGGAGATGG GCTTTGCGTGCGTCTATAAACGGAGAACTGGGACGAAGACAGATGGCTGTGCAGTGTGCTATAAGCACAGCAGGTTCCAGCTGATCAGCCTCAGCCCCATAGAATACTTCCGCCCTGGCCTAGATGTCCTCAATCGGGATAACGTGGGCTTGGTGCTGCTGCTACAGCCTCTGCTTCCAGAGGGCCTAGATCTGAAGGCAGTCAGTCCTTTGTGTGTGGCCAACACTCATGTTTTGTTCAATCCCCGGCGGGGAGATATCAAACTGGCCCAGATGGCCTTGCTTCTAGCAGAGATTGACAAGGTTGCAAGAACTGCTGAAGGCAGCCACTATCCTGTCATCTTATGTGGAGACCTGAACTCTGTACCTGATTCTCCACTCTACAAATTCATCCGGAACGGTGAACTTTCCTACCATGGGATGCCAGCCTGGAAG GTGTCTGGTCAGGAAGACTTTTCCCAACAGTGGTATTCACGGAAACTGCTGACTCCACTGTGGCCAAGCTCACTGGGTGTAACAGACAACTGCCAATATGTCACCCTGTGCCAGCCAAAGAAACCAG gCAGACGTAAGTACAGCCGGGACTTCTTGCTCCAGTTTCGTTTTTGTGATGTTGCTTGTGAACGACCACCACAGCTGGACCTCTTGGAAGGTGTGACAGATGCTAAACCAG ACCGCCCTGCAAACTGGCCCAAGCCTGCTGCCATGGTGAAAGACCCTGATCCCCAGCCATTTGTCCCAAG GTCTTCAGGTGTTATCCAGCACGGCCTCAAGCTGACTTCTGTCTACAGCCACTTCCTGCCACAGAAGGGACGCCCAGAGGTCACCACGATGCCCATGGGGCTTGGAGCCACTGTTGATTATATCTTCTACTCAGCAGAGCCTGTGGAGAATGGGAACAGGGGAG GTCGAAGGCTGTACAAGGATGGAGCCCTGAAGCTGCTTGGCcgcctttcccttctctctgaAGATGTCCTGTTGCTGGCAAATGGCTTACCAAATCCTTTTTGCTCATCTGATCATCTCTGCCTGTTGGCTAGCTTTGGCTTGGAGATCTCCAGCCTCAGAGAGG CCTGCCAGGGGTCAGATAGCCAACCTGTGGCATCCTCCTGCACCAGACTGAAGTTCATGCTACTGCCTTCTTCTGGAGCCAGCCATGTTTAG
- the ANGEL1 gene encoding protein angel homolog 1 isoform X1 yields MIGTVLCYVLLPAARLLRALRDAFFTCRKNVLLAKSTSTQIEGVFAATRGSSVPEEQEALLQQWLEEGAGNLPDSERVPAVGKVSVTLTSDWLEGSELLMTSLSDLSSAPEVTQCPGQQLTELHGLASSEPQDDAVTELAKSPAEEAVAVTGSASWATVVPQTDHQIAGCAAIGVEVQNEDPAVLAWSLACDAKPVPVKPPAWPIQDTVQFCPLLTEVPYHEILWRDWEDLSVQPCMLEEVSKNTPLFEFRVMSYNILAQDLVEQGFELYLHCHPDILNWNYRLPNLLQEIQHWDPDVLCLQEVQENHYCEQLEPAFKEMGFACVYKRRTGTKTDGCAVCYKHSRFQLISLSPIEYFRPGLDVLNRDNVGLVLLLQPLLPEGLDLKAVSPLCVANTHVLFNPRRGDIKLAQMALLLAEIDKVARTAEGSHYPVILCGDLNSVPDSPLYKFIRNGELSYHGMPAWKVSGQEDFSQQWYSRKLLTPLWPSSLGVTDNCQYVTLCQPKKPGRRKYSRDFLLQFRFCDVACERPPQLDLLEGVTDAKPDRPANWPKPAAMVKDPDPQPFVPRSSGVIQHGLKLTSVYSHFLPQKGRPEVTTMPMGLGATVDYIFYSAEPVENGNRGGRRLYKDGALKLLGRLSLLSEDVLLLANGLPNPFCSSDHLCLLASFGLEISSLREACQGSDSQPVASSCTRLKFMLLPSSGASHV; encoded by the exons ATGATCGGCACCGTGCTCTGCTACGTGCTGCTGCCGGCGGCGCGGCTCCTCCGGGCCCTCCGAG ATGCTTTCTTTACCTGTCGAAAGAATGTGCTTCTGGCGAAGAGCACGTCCACCCAGATAGAAGGTGTCTTTGCTGCGACCAGAGGAAGTTCAGTCCCAGAAGAACAAGAAGCTCTTCTCCAGCAGTggctggaggaaggagcagggaaCTTACCAGACAGTGAGAGAGTTCCGGCAGTGGGGAAAGTATCAGTTACGCTCACTAGTGACTGGTTAGAAGGTTCAGAGCTATTGATGACTAGCCTCAGTGACCTGAGTTCAGCTCCAGAAGTCACGCAGTGCCCTGGTCAGCAGCTCACAGAGCTACACGGCTTGGCTTCTTCAGAACCGCAAGATGATGCAGTGACTGAACTGGCAAAATCACCAGCAGAGGAAGCAGTGGCTGTAACAGGCAGCGCCTCTTGGGCGACTGTGGTGCCACAGACGGATCACCAGAtagctggctgtgctgctatCGGTGTAGAAGTGCAGAATGAAgacccagctgtgctggcctgGAGTTTAGCATGTGATGCAAAGCCAGTGCCAGTGaagcccccagcctggcccatTCAGGATACAGTACAATTTTGTCCTCTCCTGACAGAGGTACCCTACCATG AGATTTTATGGAGAGACTGGGAAGATCTTTCTGTCCAGCCCTGTATGCTAGAGGAGGTCTCGAAAAACACTCCTCTCTTCGAATTTCGAGTCATGTCTTACAACATCCTTGCTCAGGACCTGGTGGAGCAGGGCTTTGAACTCTACTTACACTGTCATCCAGACATCCTGAACTGGAACTACCGCCTTCCAAATCTTTTGCAGGAGATCCAGCACTGGGATCCTGAT GTTCTGTGTCTCCAGGAGGTGCAAGAGAACCATTACTGTGAGCAGCTGGAACCGGCGTTCAAGGAGATGG GCTTTGCGTGCGTCTATAAACGGAGAACTGGGACGAAGACAGATGGCTGTGCAGTGTGCTATAAGCACAGCAGGTTCCAGCTGATCAGCCTCAGCCCCATAGAATACTTCCGCCCTGGCCTAGATGTCCTCAATCGGGATAACGTGGGCTTGGTGCTGCTGCTACAGCCTCTGCTTCCAGAGGGCCTAGATCTGAAGGCAGTCAGTCCTTTGTGTGTGGCCAACACTCATGTTTTGTTCAATCCCCGGCGGGGAGATATCAAACTGGCCCAGATGGCCTTGCTTCTAGCAGAGATTGACAAGGTTGCAAGAACTGCTGAAGGCAGCCACTATCCTGTCATCTTATGTGGAGACCTGAACTCTGTACCTGATTCTCCACTCTACAAATTCATCCGGAACGGTGAACTTTCCTACCATGGGATGCCAGCCTGGAAG GTGTCTGGTCAGGAAGACTTTTCCCAACAGTGGTATTCACGGAAACTGCTGACTCCACTGTGGCCAAGCTCACTGGGTGTAACAGACAACTGCCAATATGTCACCCTGTGCCAGCCAAAGAAACCAG gCAGACGTAAGTACAGCCGGGACTTCTTGCTCCAGTTTCGTTTTTGTGATGTTGCTTGTGAACGACCACCACAGCTGGACCTCTTGGAAGGTGTGACAGATGCTAAACCAG ACCGCCCTGCAAACTGGCCCAAGCCTGCTGCCATGGTGAAAGACCCTGATCCCCAGCCATTTGTCCCAAG GTCTTCAGGTGTTATCCAGCACGGCCTCAAGCTGACTTCTGTCTACAGCCACTTCCTGCCACAGAAGGGACGCCCAGAGGTCACCACGATGCCCATGGGGCTTGGAGCCACTGTTGATTATATCTTCTACTCAGCAGAGCCTGTGGAGAATGGGAACAGGGGAG GTCGAAGGCTGTACAAGGATGGAGCCCTGAAGCTGCTTGGCcgcctttcccttctctctgaAGATGTCCTGTTGCTGGCAAATGGCTTACCAAATCCTTTTTGCTCATCTGATCATCTCTGCCTGTTGGCTAGCTTTGGCTTGGAGATCTCCAGCCTCAGAGAGG CCTGCCAGGGGTCAGATAGCCAACCTGTGGCATCCTCCTGCACCAGACTGAAGTTCATGCTACTGCCTTCTTCTGGAGCCAGCCATGTTTAG
- the ANGEL1 gene encoding protein angel homolog 1 isoform X4 has translation MIGTVLCYVLLPAARLLRALRDAFFTCRKNVLLAKSTSTQIEGVFAATRGSSVPEEQEALLQQWLEEGAGNLPDSERVPAVGKVSVTLTSDWLEGSELLMTSLSDLSSAPEVTQCPGQQLTELHGLASSEPQDDAVTELAKSPAEEAVAVTGSASWATVVPQTDHQIAGCAAIGVEVQNEDPAVLAWSLACDAKPVPVKPPAWPIQDTVQFCPLLTEVPYHEILWRDWEDLSVQPCMLEEVSKNTPLFEFRVMSYNILAQDLVEQGFELYLHCHPDILNWNYRLPNLLQEIQHWDPDVLCLQEVQENHYCEQLEPAFKEMGFACVYKRRTGTKTDGCAVCYKHSRFQLISLSPIEYFRPGLDVLNRDNVGLVLLLQPLLPEGLDLKAVSPLCVANTHVLFNPRRGDIKLAQMALLLAEIDKVARTAEGSHYPVILCGDLNSVPDSPLYKFIRNGELSYHGMPAWKVSGQEDFSQQWYSRKLLTPLWPSSLGVTDNCQYVTLCQPKKPGRRKYSRDFLLQFRFCDVACERPPQLDLLEGVTDAKPDRPANWPKPAAMVKDPDPQPFVPSGSSCAGLQVLSSTASS, from the exons ATGATCGGCACCGTGCTCTGCTACGTGCTGCTGCCGGCGGCGCGGCTCCTCCGGGCCCTCCGAG ATGCTTTCTTTACCTGTCGAAAGAATGTGCTTCTGGCGAAGAGCACGTCCACCCAGATAGAAGGTGTCTTTGCTGCGACCAGAGGAAGTTCAGTCCCAGAAGAACAAGAAGCTCTTCTCCAGCAGTggctggaggaaggagcagggaaCTTACCAGACAGTGAGAGAGTTCCGGCAGTGGGGAAAGTATCAGTTACGCTCACTAGTGACTGGTTAGAAGGTTCAGAGCTATTGATGACTAGCCTCAGTGACCTGAGTTCAGCTCCAGAAGTCACGCAGTGCCCTGGTCAGCAGCTCACAGAGCTACACGGCTTGGCTTCTTCAGAACCGCAAGATGATGCAGTGACTGAACTGGCAAAATCACCAGCAGAGGAAGCAGTGGCTGTAACAGGCAGCGCCTCTTGGGCGACTGTGGTGCCACAGACGGATCACCAGAtagctggctgtgctgctatCGGTGTAGAAGTGCAGAATGAAgacccagctgtgctggcctgGAGTTTAGCATGTGATGCAAAGCCAGTGCCAGTGaagcccccagcctggcccatTCAGGATACAGTACAATTTTGTCCTCTCCTGACAGAGGTACCCTACCATG AGATTTTATGGAGAGACTGGGAAGATCTTTCTGTCCAGCCCTGTATGCTAGAGGAGGTCTCGAAAAACACTCCTCTCTTCGAATTTCGAGTCATGTCTTACAACATCCTTGCTCAGGACCTGGTGGAGCAGGGCTTTGAACTCTACTTACACTGTCATCCAGACATCCTGAACTGGAACTACCGCCTTCCAAATCTTTTGCAGGAGATCCAGCACTGGGATCCTGAT GTTCTGTGTCTCCAGGAGGTGCAAGAGAACCATTACTGTGAGCAGCTGGAACCGGCGTTCAAGGAGATGG GCTTTGCGTGCGTCTATAAACGGAGAACTGGGACGAAGACAGATGGCTGTGCAGTGTGCTATAAGCACAGCAGGTTCCAGCTGATCAGCCTCAGCCCCATAGAATACTTCCGCCCTGGCCTAGATGTCCTCAATCGGGATAACGTGGGCTTGGTGCTGCTGCTACAGCCTCTGCTTCCAGAGGGCCTAGATCTGAAGGCAGTCAGTCCTTTGTGTGTGGCCAACACTCATGTTTTGTTCAATCCCCGGCGGGGAGATATCAAACTGGCCCAGATGGCCTTGCTTCTAGCAGAGATTGACAAGGTTGCAAGAACTGCTGAAGGCAGCCACTATCCTGTCATCTTATGTGGAGACCTGAACTCTGTACCTGATTCTCCACTCTACAAATTCATCCGGAACGGTGAACTTTCCTACCATGGGATGCCAGCCTGGAAG GTGTCTGGTCAGGAAGACTTTTCCCAACAGTGGTATTCACGGAAACTGCTGACTCCACTGTGGCCAAGCTCACTGGGTGTAACAGACAACTGCCAATATGTCACCCTGTGCCAGCCAAAGAAACCAG gCAGACGTAAGTACAGCCGGGACTTCTTGCTCCAGTTTCGTTTTTGTGATGTTGCTTGTGAACGACCACCACAGCTGGACCTCTTGGAAGGTGTGACAGATGCTAAACCAG ACCGCCCTGCAAACTGGCCCAAGCCTGCTGCCATGGTGAAAGACCCTGATCCCCAGCCATTTGTCCCAAG TGGCTCTTCATGTGCAGGTCTTCAGGTGTTATCCAGCACGGCCTCAAGCTGA
- the ANGEL1 gene encoding protein angel homolog 1 isoform X2, protein MIGTVLCYVLLPAARLLRALRDAFFTCRKNVLLAKSTSTQIEGVFAATRGSSVPEEQEALLQQWLEEGAGNLPDSERVPAVGKVSVTLTSDWLEGSELLMTSLSDLSSAPEVTQCPGQQLTELHGLASSEPQDDAVTELAKSPAEEAVAVTGSASWATVVPQTDHQIAGCAAIGVEVQNEDPAVLAWSLACDAKPVPVKPPAWPIQDTVQFCPLLTEVPYHEILWRDWEDLSVQPCMLEEVSKNTPLFEFRVMSYNILAQDLVEQGFELYLHCHPDILNWNYRLPNLLQEIQHWDPDVLCLQEVQENHYCEQLEPAFKEMGFACVYKRRTGTKTDGCAVCYKHSRFQLISLSPIEYFRPGLDVLNRDNVGLVLLLQPLLPEGLDLKAVSPLCVANTHVLFNPRRGDIKLAQMALLLAEIDKVARTAEGSHYPVILCGDLNSVPDSPLYKFIRNGELSYHGMPAWKVSGQEDFSQQWYSRKLLTPLWPSSLGVTDNCQYVTLCQPKKPGRRKYSRDFLLQFRFCDVACERPPQLDLLEGVTDAKPDRPANWPKPAAMVKDPDPQPFVPRSSGVIQHGLKLTSVYSHFLPQKGRPEVTTMPMGLGATVDYIFYSAEPVENGNRGGRRLYKDGALKLLGRLSLLSEDVLLLANGLPNPFCSSDHLCLLASFGLEISSLREGCQ, encoded by the exons ATGATCGGCACCGTGCTCTGCTACGTGCTGCTGCCGGCGGCGCGGCTCCTCCGGGCCCTCCGAG ATGCTTTCTTTACCTGTCGAAAGAATGTGCTTCTGGCGAAGAGCACGTCCACCCAGATAGAAGGTGTCTTTGCTGCGACCAGAGGAAGTTCAGTCCCAGAAGAACAAGAAGCTCTTCTCCAGCAGTggctggaggaaggagcagggaaCTTACCAGACAGTGAGAGAGTTCCGGCAGTGGGGAAAGTATCAGTTACGCTCACTAGTGACTGGTTAGAAGGTTCAGAGCTATTGATGACTAGCCTCAGTGACCTGAGTTCAGCTCCAGAAGTCACGCAGTGCCCTGGTCAGCAGCTCACAGAGCTACACGGCTTGGCTTCTTCAGAACCGCAAGATGATGCAGTGACTGAACTGGCAAAATCACCAGCAGAGGAAGCAGTGGCTGTAACAGGCAGCGCCTCTTGGGCGACTGTGGTGCCACAGACGGATCACCAGAtagctggctgtgctgctatCGGTGTAGAAGTGCAGAATGAAgacccagctgtgctggcctgGAGTTTAGCATGTGATGCAAAGCCAGTGCCAGTGaagcccccagcctggcccatTCAGGATACAGTACAATTTTGTCCTCTCCTGACAGAGGTACCCTACCATG AGATTTTATGGAGAGACTGGGAAGATCTTTCTGTCCAGCCCTGTATGCTAGAGGAGGTCTCGAAAAACACTCCTCTCTTCGAATTTCGAGTCATGTCTTACAACATCCTTGCTCAGGACCTGGTGGAGCAGGGCTTTGAACTCTACTTACACTGTCATCCAGACATCCTGAACTGGAACTACCGCCTTCCAAATCTTTTGCAGGAGATCCAGCACTGGGATCCTGAT GTTCTGTGTCTCCAGGAGGTGCAAGAGAACCATTACTGTGAGCAGCTGGAACCGGCGTTCAAGGAGATGG GCTTTGCGTGCGTCTATAAACGGAGAACTGGGACGAAGACAGATGGCTGTGCAGTGTGCTATAAGCACAGCAGGTTCCAGCTGATCAGCCTCAGCCCCATAGAATACTTCCGCCCTGGCCTAGATGTCCTCAATCGGGATAACGTGGGCTTGGTGCTGCTGCTACAGCCTCTGCTTCCAGAGGGCCTAGATCTGAAGGCAGTCAGTCCTTTGTGTGTGGCCAACACTCATGTTTTGTTCAATCCCCGGCGGGGAGATATCAAACTGGCCCAGATGGCCTTGCTTCTAGCAGAGATTGACAAGGTTGCAAGAACTGCTGAAGGCAGCCACTATCCTGTCATCTTATGTGGAGACCTGAACTCTGTACCTGATTCTCCACTCTACAAATTCATCCGGAACGGTGAACTTTCCTACCATGGGATGCCAGCCTGGAAG GTGTCTGGTCAGGAAGACTTTTCCCAACAGTGGTATTCACGGAAACTGCTGACTCCACTGTGGCCAAGCTCACTGGGTGTAACAGACAACTGCCAATATGTCACCCTGTGCCAGCCAAAGAAACCAG gCAGACGTAAGTACAGCCGGGACTTCTTGCTCCAGTTTCGTTTTTGTGATGTTGCTTGTGAACGACCACCACAGCTGGACCTCTTGGAAGGTGTGACAGATGCTAAACCAG ACCGCCCTGCAAACTGGCCCAAGCCTGCTGCCATGGTGAAAGACCCTGATCCCCAGCCATTTGTCCCAAG GTCTTCAGGTGTTATCCAGCACGGCCTCAAGCTGACTTCTGTCTACAGCCACTTCCTGCCACAGAAGGGACGCCCAGAGGTCACCACGATGCCCATGGGGCTTGGAGCCACTGTTGATTATATCTTCTACTCAGCAGAGCCTGTGGAGAATGGGAACAGGGGAG GTCGAAGGCTGTACAAGGATGGAGCCCTGAAGCTGCTTGGCcgcctttcccttctctctgaAGATGTCCTGTTGCTGGCAAATGGCTTACCAAATCCTTTTTGCTCATCTGATCATCTCTGCCTGTTGGCTAGCTTTGGCTTGGAGATCTCCAGCCTCAGAGAGG
- the ANGEL1 gene encoding protein angel homolog 1 isoform X3 produces the protein MTSLSDLSSAPEVTQCPGQQLTELHGLASSEPQDDAVTELAKSPAEEAVAVTGSASWATVVPQTDHQIAGCAAIGVEVQNEDPAVLAWSLACDAKPVPVKPPAWPIQDTVQFCPLLTEVPYHEILWRDWEDLSVQPCMLEEVSKNTPLFEFRVMSYNILAQDLVEQGFELYLHCHPDILNWNYRLPNLLQEIQHWDPDVLCLQEVQENHYCEQLEPAFKEMGFACVYKRRTGTKTDGCAVCYKHSRFQLISLSPIEYFRPGLDVLNRDNVGLVLLLQPLLPEGLDLKAVSPLCVANTHVLFNPRRGDIKLAQMALLLAEIDKVARTAEGSHYPVILCGDLNSVPDSPLYKFIRNGELSYHGMPAWKVSGQEDFSQQWYSRKLLTPLWPSSLGVTDNCQYVTLCQPKKPGRRKYSRDFLLQFRFCDVACERPPQLDLLEGVTDAKPDRPANWPKPAAMVKDPDPQPFVPRSSGVIQHGLKLTSVYSHFLPQKGRPEVTTMPMGLGATVDYIFYSAEPVENGNRGGRRLYKDGALKLLGRLSLLSEDVLLLANGLPNPFCSSDHLCLLASFGLEISSLREACQGSDSQPVASSCTRLKFMLLPSSGASHV, from the exons ATGACTAGCCTCAGTGACCTGAGTTCAGCTCCAGAAGTCACGCAGTGCCCTGGTCAGCAGCTCACAGAGCTACACGGCTTGGCTTCTTCAGAACCGCAAGATGATGCAGTGACTGAACTGGCAAAATCACCAGCAGAGGAAGCAGTGGCTGTAACAGGCAGCGCCTCTTGGGCGACTGTGGTGCCACAGACGGATCACCAGAtagctggctgtgctgctatCGGTGTAGAAGTGCAGAATGAAgacccagctgtgctggcctgGAGTTTAGCATGTGATGCAAAGCCAGTGCCAGTGaagcccccagcctggcccatTCAGGATACAGTACAATTTTGTCCTCTCCTGACAGAGGTACCCTACCATG AGATTTTATGGAGAGACTGGGAAGATCTTTCTGTCCAGCCCTGTATGCTAGAGGAGGTCTCGAAAAACACTCCTCTCTTCGAATTTCGAGTCATGTCTTACAACATCCTTGCTCAGGACCTGGTGGAGCAGGGCTTTGAACTCTACTTACACTGTCATCCAGACATCCTGAACTGGAACTACCGCCTTCCAAATCTTTTGCAGGAGATCCAGCACTGGGATCCTGAT GTTCTGTGTCTCCAGGAGGTGCAAGAGAACCATTACTGTGAGCAGCTGGAACCGGCGTTCAAGGAGATGG GCTTTGCGTGCGTCTATAAACGGAGAACTGGGACGAAGACAGATGGCTGTGCAGTGTGCTATAAGCACAGCAGGTTCCAGCTGATCAGCCTCAGCCCCATAGAATACTTCCGCCCTGGCCTAGATGTCCTCAATCGGGATAACGTGGGCTTGGTGCTGCTGCTACAGCCTCTGCTTCCAGAGGGCCTAGATCTGAAGGCAGTCAGTCCTTTGTGTGTGGCCAACACTCATGTTTTGTTCAATCCCCGGCGGGGAGATATCAAACTGGCCCAGATGGCCTTGCTTCTAGCAGAGATTGACAAGGTTGCAAGAACTGCTGAAGGCAGCCACTATCCTGTCATCTTATGTGGAGACCTGAACTCTGTACCTGATTCTCCACTCTACAAATTCATCCGGAACGGTGAACTTTCCTACCATGGGATGCCAGCCTGGAAG GTGTCTGGTCAGGAAGACTTTTCCCAACAGTGGTATTCACGGAAACTGCTGACTCCACTGTGGCCAAGCTCACTGGGTGTAACAGACAACTGCCAATATGTCACCCTGTGCCAGCCAAAGAAACCAG gCAGACGTAAGTACAGCCGGGACTTCTTGCTCCAGTTTCGTTTTTGTGATGTTGCTTGTGAACGACCACCACAGCTGGACCTCTTGGAAGGTGTGACAGATGCTAAACCAG ACCGCCCTGCAAACTGGCCCAAGCCTGCTGCCATGGTGAAAGACCCTGATCCCCAGCCATTTGTCCCAAG GTCTTCAGGTGTTATCCAGCACGGCCTCAAGCTGACTTCTGTCTACAGCCACTTCCTGCCACAGAAGGGACGCCCAGAGGTCACCACGATGCCCATGGGGCTTGGAGCCACTGTTGATTATATCTTCTACTCAGCAGAGCCTGTGGAGAATGGGAACAGGGGAG GTCGAAGGCTGTACAAGGATGGAGCCCTGAAGCTGCTTGGCcgcctttcccttctctctgaAGATGTCCTGTTGCTGGCAAATGGCTTACCAAATCCTTTTTGCTCATCTGATCATCTCTGCCTGTTGGCTAGCTTTGGCTTGGAGATCTCCAGCCTCAGAGAGG CCTGCCAGGGGTCAGATAGCCAACCTGTGGCATCCTCCTGCACCAGACTGAAGTTCATGCTACTGCCTTCTTCTGGAGCCAGCCATGTTTAG